The genome window CCTGCAGATCAGCCAGAATACCGACTTGTTTATTCTGCAAACGGGCACGCTCTCTGACAAGCTCAGCAAGTGCAAGGTGTGTGTCAGACTCACCATGAGAAAAGTTGAGCCTGACCACATTCATTCCGGCTGCGATCATCGCATCCAGTACTTGAGGGCTTTGTGTGGCCGGCCCTAAAGTCGCAACAATTTTTGTTCGTCTTATGGCCGTCACATGAAACTCCTTTATGATTGTGCGGCGCGCTGCTCCAGAATATCAACAGCAGGTAACTTCTTGCCTTCAAGAAACTCTAGAAATGCACCGCCACCGGTTGAAATATAAGAAATATCGTCACAAATTTTATATTTAGACACTGCCGCTAATGTATCACCACCACCAGCAATAGAAAATGCATCAGACTCAGCGATGGCCATCGCGACTTCTTTTGTACCTTCACCAAACTGATTAAATTCAAATACACCCACAGGACCGTTCCAAACAATGGTACCGGCATTTTTTAAAATTTCTGTTAAAGCAGCGGCAGATTTTGGACCAATATCAAAAATCATGTCATCAGCCACAATATCAGCCACTTTTTTGGTTTCAGCTTCTGCATTCTCAGCAAAGTGCTTTCCACATACGACATCAACAGGGACCGGAATATCCCCGCCACGATTTTGGGCTTCTGCGCGTAATTTTTTACAGGTATCAATCAAATCTTCTTCATAAAGTGAATTACCCACTTGATAACCTTCGGCTGCAATAAAGGTGTTGGCTATCCCGCCGCCGACGATAAGCTGATCCACTTTTTTTGATAATGATTCTAGAACGGTTAATTTTGTTGATACTTTTGAGCCACCCACAATGGCGACAAGTGGTCTTGCTGGATTATCTAATGCCTTAGCCAGTGCCTCCAATTCTGTTGCCAGTAGTGGACCAGCACAAGCAATGGGCGCATACTTCGCCACACCATGAGTCGAAGCCTGAGCACGATGGGCGGTGCCAAACGCGTCCATCACAAACACATCACATAACTTCGCCATGCGACGAGATAAGGCTTCATCATTCGCCTTTTCACCCTTATTAAATCGCACATTTTCGCAAAGTACGACTTCACCCGCTTCAACAGGAATGAACTCGGGTTCCAACCAGTTTTGTTCAAGTCGCACCGGGCGATCTAATAAAGCAGATAAATAATTGGCTACCGGCGCCAATGAGTATTGATGTTCGTATTCACCTTCAGTGGGTCTGCCAAGGTGTGACATGATCATGACTTTTGCACCTGCTTTTAATGCCATTTCGATAGTAGGCAATGAAGCATGAATTCGGGTGCCATCAGCAACCACACCTTTTTTCAGTGGCACATTGAGATCCTGGCGAATCAGTACACGCTTACCCGCCAAATCCAGATCAGCCATCTTGATTACAGACATGATGATTTTCCTCGTGAATAATTAAAATTGTGACTTTCATCACAAAGTATAACGTTCTAGAACAGTTTGACCATAAAAAAAGGCTTTCTGGATTCAGAAAGCCTTCGTTTTTTTATTGGAAAAAGAATGAATTAACGACCGACGTATTGAACAAGACGCATCATATTGCAAGTATAACCATATTCATTGTCATACCATGCAACCACTTTTACGAAGGTCTTGTCCAGTGCGATACCCGCACCCGCATCAAAGTTAGAAGGCGCAGTATGACCACGGAAGTCTGTTGATACTACGCTTTCATCTGTATAACCGAGTACATCTTTTAATTCAGCGTCTGAGGCTGCTTTCATCGCTGTGCAGATATCGTCGTAGCTTGCGTCTTTTTCCAGTTCAACCGTCAAATCCACAACAGAGACGTCTGACGTGGGCACACGGAAAGCCATACCCGTTAATTTGCCATTCAAATCAGGTAGAACTTTACCGACCGCTTTCGCAGCACCAGTTGATGATGGGATGATATTTTCTAAAATGCCACGACCACCACGCCAATCTTTCATTGATGGGCCATCGACTGTTTTTTGAGTCGCTGTCGCCGCGTGGACGGTGGTCATCAAGCCGCGCTTAATACCAAAGCTATCGTGTAATACTTTGGCAACAGGCGCTAGGGCATTGGTTGTACAGGATGCGGCAGACACAATTGACTGACCGTCATAATCTTTGTGATTAACCCCGAAAACAAACATCGGGGTGTGATCTTTTGATGGCGCAGACTGCACTACTTTTTTAGCACCCGCCTCAATATGTGCCTGACAACTTTCTTCAGTCAGGAAAAAACCTGTACATTCGATGATTAGATCAGCGCCGACTTCATCCCATTTTAAGTCTGCTGGGTTACGTTCGGCAGTAATGCGAATAGTTTTACCATTGACCACCAGGTTGCCGTCTCTGACTTCGACTTCACCATGGAAGCGACCATGTACAGAATCATATTTGAGCATGTAGGCCAGATACTCTGGATCTAACAAATCATTGATAGCGACCACTTCAATATCTGTAAAATCTTTGATGGCTGCACGAAACGCCATGCGACCAATACGGCCAAAACCGTTTATACCGACTCTAATCGTCATGCTTAGTCCCCTATCACTATATCCGTCTGTCTAAGAACTGAAATCTCAGTTTGAAATTTCACTTATTAGACTTTCGAGCTTTAGAGAGAGAAAACCAGTGAGCAGATGCCCACTGGTTCAATCTCTTTACTTCATTTCTAAACCAGTAATAATTACAGTACTGATTTAACTGTCTTAACGACATTTTCAACGGTGAAGCCGAAGTGTTTCATCAACACACCACCTGGCGCAGATTCACCAAATGTGTCGATACCAACAACACCACCTTCCAGGCCAACATACTTGCGCCAGAAGTCAGTCACACCCGCTTCAACAGATACACGTTTAACACCTGGTGTTAATACGCTGTCTTTGTAAGCTTGGTCTTGACGATCAAACACGTTAGTTGAAGGCATAGAAACAACGCGTGCTTTCACACCGTCAGCTTTCAGTTCTTCTTGTGCTTTAACCGCTAAGTCAACTTCAGAACCTGTCGCGATAATGATGACATCCGCTGCGCCGCCTTCTGCTTCAGACAGAACATAAGCACCTTTACGGATACCTTCAAAGTCAGCTGTGTCGTGTTTACGACCAGGAATACCTTGACGGCTTAATACTAAGCTTGAAGGACCATCTTTACGTTCAACCGCAGCAACCCAAGCAACAGCCACTTCAGTTTCATCAGAAGGACGCCATACATCCATGTTAGGAATGTAACGCAGACCTGCTGTGTTTTCGATTGGTTGGTGAGTAGGACCGTCTTCACCCTGACCGATAGAGTCATGAGTTAAAATAGCGATTGTGCGTTGTTTCATCAATGCCGCCATACGCAGTGCAGACTTAGCATAGTCAGAGAACATGTGGAACGTACCACCGTAAGGCAGTAAACCACCGTGCAGTGCCATACCATTCATGATGGCATACATACCAAACTCACGAACACCGTATGAAATGTAGTTACCTGACTCTTTACCAGAAACATGTTTGAAGCTTGAACAGCTTGTCAGATTAGAACCTGTTAAGTCAGCAGAACCACCGATAAATTCTGGTAATTCAGGTGCTAAAGCAGTGATAACGTTTTGTGATGCTTTACGTGAAGCAACGCTTTCTGCTTTATCGTTGAAATCAGCGATCATTTTATCTGTGAATTGTTTCCAGTCAGCGGGTAATTCACCTGCCATGCGGCGTTTAAATTCAGCAGCTAATTCTGGGTATTCAGCAGCATAAGCGTCGAATTTTTTGTTCCATTCAGCTTCCGCAGCATCACCTTTCGCTTTCGCATCCCAACCCGCATAAACGTCTTCAGGAATAACAAAAGGTTCGTAGTCCCAACCTAACTCTTTACGAGTTAATGCAACTTCTTCTTCACCTAATGCCGCACCATGACAATCATGGCTAGCAGATTTGTTTGGTGAACCGAAACCAATGATGGTTTTACAGCAAATCAATGACGGTTTGTCAGTCACTTTTTTCGCTGCTTCAATAGCTGCATTGATTGCATCAGAGTCGTGACCATCTACTGATTGAACGTGCCAGCCGTAAGCTTCGAAACGTTTAACAGTGTCATCTGTGTACCAGCCATCAATGTGACCGTCGATAGAGATGTTGTTGTCATCCCAGAATGCGATCAGATTACCCAGACCCCATGTACCAGCAAGAGCACATGCTTCATGAGAAACACCTTCCATTAAACAACCATCGCCCATGAAGACATAAGTGTGGTGGTTAACGATGTCATGACCTGGCTTGTTGAATTGATCAGCCATCAGTTTTTCAGCCATCGCAAAACCAACACCGTTGGTGATACCTTGACCTAATGGACCTGTTGTTGTTTCAACACCTGGTGCATAACCATACTCTGGGTGACCTGCACATTGTGAATGTAATTGACGGAATGTTTTGAGTGAATCCATTGGCAAGTCATAACCTGACAAATGCAACAATGAATAAATCAACATTGAACCGTGACCATTAGATAGGATGAAACGGTCACGATCAGCCCAATTTGGGTTATTTGGGTTGTGTTTTAAATGGTCATTCCATAACACTTCGGCAATATCTGCCATACCCATAGGCGCACCGGGGTGACCCGAGTTTGCCTTTTGTACTGCATCCATGCTGAGCGCACGGATTGCATTAGCTAAATGTCTACGTGTAGCCATTATCTACATTCTCCTATTAAAAAAATTAAGCTGCCCGCCATTTGATCGAGCAACCCATACTAGGTATTTGATTTTCTGGGCCGTGGCCTGTTTCTGCCACTTGTTTCATTGCTTCAAACAAATCTCGTCTGACATCAGATGCTGCGGCTTCTTTTCTACTGGCATCCAAACGACCGCGATATTGTAGTTGCAAATCACTGTTATAACCAAAAAAATCGGGTGTGCAGACTGCACCATAAGCCTGGGCAACCTGTTGTGTTTCGTCGTACAGATATGGAAATGAGAACGCTTGCTGTATCGCAAGCTGTTTCATATTGTCGAACGCGTCTTCAGGGTACTCGTTCACATCATTAGACATAATCGCGACAGAATTGATACCTAATGCTTTCAACTCATTCGTATCACGTACCAATCTATCTATTACCGCTTTTACATAAGGGCAATGGTTACAAATGAACATAACTAACAATCCATTTTCACCACGACAGTCTTCTAATGTCCAGATTTTACCGTCTGTTCCTGGCAGAGAAAAATCCACAGCAGGCAAACCAAATTCACAGACTGGTGTCTCTAAAGCCATAAACGCTCACTACAGTTATACTTTATGTCGTTTAAGATGAAAAACGACGCATGAAACTCTTTTGGAGTTCTGCATATTACCAGACAATTTACATAATGCGAAATGAAGCTGTCAGCGATTTTTAGCCTTGCCCTTTGCGATGATCTGTAAAAAAAGTAATGACTTAGATGAGGCACCGATGAAATTCCTCTCAGCCAATCGCAGCAGAAATAGAACAATTTCTGGCACTGCGCGGTTTCTTTGATCGCCTCAAGCTGAACATCGCATATTAAGGTGAACTGTTATCACTTCATGCCAACATCATGTTTTAATGTATTTATTGAATTACTACCTTTAATCAGGTTCATTTCCTAGCTGAGAATTTCATGGCTCAAAAAAAGCGCCCTCTAAAAAGCGTACCCGCTCAAAAAAATCACCACGTAGAAAAAAACAAACGGGGTTTATCAGCCGCTCAAGTTTGCTGAAAATTGCTTTTACTCTACTGGTTCTACTTGGATTATTAACCCTATTCCTTGATGTTCAGATTCGTAGTCAGTTTGAAGGCAAGCGCTGGGCTGTTCCTGCCAAGGTATATGCTCGCCCATTAGAGTTGTATGCTGGGGCTCCGCTCTCACTCTCCGACCTGAAAATTGAATTAAAAGGGTTAGGGTATCAATTTCGTTCAAAAGCCGCACAGCCTGGCCAGGCCGCCTTCTCCTCATCGAAGGCCATCATCGCCACTCGTGGCTTTCGTTTTAGCGATGGCATGGAGCCGGCAAGAAAACTCATTCTCGACTTTAATGCTGAAGGTGTAACACGCCTAAGAGATTATCAAGGTCAGGATGTGCCACTGGTTCGCCTTGAACCTGTTCTGATAGGAGGCATCTACCCACTTAATAATGAAGACCGGGATCTTATTCAGTTAAAAGATGCCCCTCCGATGTTGAGCGAAGCTTTAATCGCTATCGAAGACAGAGATTTTTACCAGCATCATGGCATCTCCCCCAAAGGCATAGCCCGAGCTATGGTTGCCAATATTAAGGCTGGTAGTTTTGTTCAGGGCGGTAGTACCCTGACTCAACAGCTTATTAAGAACTTCTATCTCACCTCTGACCGTAGTCTGGTTAGAAAGCTACTCGAAATTCCGATGGCTTTATTGTTAGAGCTGCACTACGACAAAGATGACATTTTGGAAGCCTATCTGAATGAAGTCTATCTGGGACAAGATGGCGCACGAGCCATTCATGGTTTTGGTTTGGGTGCACATTACTTTTTCGCACAACCGCTACAAGAGTTAAAACTGCATCAGTTAGCATTACTTGCCGGCCTAGTGAAGGGGCCTTCTTATTACGACCCAAGACGCCACCCTGAGCGGGCAAAGAATCGACGCAATCTGGTGCTAAAAGTGTTATATGAGCAAGATAAAATTACACAACAACAATATCAGCAAGCGAGAAACGCCAACCTTGATGTTGTCGAGAAAGGTACACTTTTAAAAGAAGCGTATCCAGCCTTTTTGGACTTAGTGAAAAGACAGTTACGTCGTGATTATCGTGATGAAGATCTGAACTCAGAAGGGCTACGGGTCTATACCAGCCTGGATCCGATCACTCAACGTCATGCTGAGTCATCTTTAAAATCCACCATTGCGAGTCTGCAACAACACCATGGCTCTAAATTAAAATCGCTACAGGGCAGTATGGTAGTGACAGACCCACAAACGGGTGAAGTCCTAGCGGTCATCGGTGACAAAAATACACGTTATAAAGGCTTTAATCGCGCATTGGACTCTGTACGCCCCATCGGCTCGTTGGTAAAACCTGCCGTGTATTTAACAGCCTTAGAACAAGGTAAAACACTGGCCAGTATGGTGGATGATTCAAGCTTCACTCTGACACTTCCCAATGGTCAAACATGGAAACCACAAAACTTCAGCAAACAATCCCATGAGGATGTTTTACTGATTGATGCCTTAGCCCACTCTTACAACATAGCTACCGTTCGCCTTGGAATGGAAGCAGGTTTGGATGAGGTCATTAATACGTTGAACCGATTAGGCATTAAACGTCAGCTCGATGCCTACCCCTCGCTCTTATTAGGTGCTCAGGGCTTATCTCCGCTTGAAGTCGCGACAATGTATCAAACCATTGCTGCCAATGGTTTTCAGACCCCTGCCCGAGCTATTCGCACGGTCACAGACAGTCAAGGTGAAGCGCTATCCAGCTATCCATTCCAACTGCGTCAGACTATCGATGCAGATGATGTTTATCTGATTCAAACAGCCATGCAAGAAGTCACTCACAGTGGCACGGCTGCCAGCATTTACTCCAGCTTACCCAGTCATATCAATACTGCCGGTAAGACGGGCACAACCGATGATCAACGAGATAGCTGGTTTGCGGGTTTCAGCAATAATCGTCTCGCCGTGGTATGGCTTGGTCAGGATGATAATTCCCCCTTACCATTCACCGGTTCAGGCGGAGCGTTGCGTGTCTGGAAAAACTTTATGAGGAGTCAGCCTCTGGAATCGTTTGAGGCACCATTGCCTGACGATATAAAATGGCTCTGGATAGACACACAAACGGGCTTTTTATCCGCTCAAGAATGTGAACATTCCCGACAACTGCCTTTCATCTCGGGAACAGAGCCTGTCGAGATGTCTGAATGTGTCACTCAGCCAGGACAGCAATCTAATCCGGTGACTCGGTCACTGGACTGGATTAAAGATTGGTTTCAATAAGGGTTAACAATGACAAATTCTGCTTTACGCTTTTTCATGACGGGTTTGATGTTAAGTATGCTTGCGGCATGTTCGACGACACCTTACCAGCCATCTCAACCACCCGTGGATGATCGAAGCAGCGAACCGACGCTGCCACAGCCGCCGGAAACACCTACTTACCCGCCAGTAGAGGATGTCACTCCTGAACAGCCAAGATCTGCTCAGCCAGCACCATCCCCCCAGGTACAAACACCGATAAAACAAAGTCCTGCTGTCGTGGCGTTACTGGATAAAGCGGAACAAGCGAGAGTAAGTGGTGACTTACGGGGCGCACAAAACAACTTGCAGCGTGCGCAACGTATAGCACCGCGGGATCCTAAAGTGTATTACTCACTCGCTCAGACACATATGAGTCTGGAAGATTATGACCTTGCAGAACAGGTCGCGCTTAAAGGTGTCTCCTTATCATCTGGTAATAATGTACTGCTTAAGCGTTTCTGGCAGTTACTGACCGAAATAAGACTCAGAGCAGGAGATGTCTCGGGTGCCGAAGTGGCGAAACTCAGAGCACAGAAATATTAAGCAGACTGGCTAAGTTGCTGATAAAGAGAAGGGTAGTCTGTCAACAGTTCGGTCATGCCCTCAATGTCAAAGACTTCCACTTTTTCTAGAAGCTGTTGCGCGTAATGAGCTAATGGCGTGAATGTTTCTTTCTCTGCGATTTGCTTCAGATCAGCAGCAAAACGTTTAATTTCACTCATATTGTTGCTTTCATTGACCATTTTCCAAATCGGCATTTTGCTCTCCATAAAGCTAAGGATCACTGGTAATACGGCCATTTCATGATCGGACAATGTCAGGCCGCGAGTCTCTTCAGATCCGTCAGGTATCGAAGCTTCATGTTCTAAAAATTCTGCCAGCTTGCTGTAAAGTTCAGACTTTTTGACCGGCTTACGGATATGGTCATCAAAATGCTCTGATTTAAGACGTTCGAAGTCATCTTTCATTACAGATGCTGTCAGGGCGATGATCGGGATATTGAATTCCGCTTTAATTTTCTCTGCCGCCTGATACCCATCCATCACAGGCATACGCAGATCCATCAGAATCAAATCAATACCTTGGGCTTTTACGGCTGCAACGGCCTCTTTACCATTTTCAGCTTCTACAATCTCTAGCGCAGAAGAGGAAAAGCTTTCCGTGACCAAACGACGGTTATCTTCAATATCATCCACCACAAGAATAGTTGCAGGTGAAAACACAGGCAGTGAAGATGCCGAGTACTGCTTCAAGCTTGAATCAGCCGCAATTGATGCGACGACAACGTTATTCAGATGCACCGTAAAAGTAGACCCCTTACCTACTTCACTTTTCACTGTGAGAGCTCCACCCATTAGTTTAATCAGACGACTACAAATGGATAAACCGAGACCCGTTCCGCCAAATTTTGCATTGTCCTGGCCAGGCGTTTGATGAAAGTCTTCAAATATTCGATCTAACTGATCCTCAGGTATGCCTAAACCAGTATCTTCAATATCAATTCGTAATTTTAGATGACTACCCACAGCGCTCTCGACACTTGCCCGCATCGTTATTCGACCTGACTGAGTAAATTTAACCGCATTTCCCAGTAAGTTGAGTAATACCTGACGCAGACGAACCACATCCAGCATCAGACTATGAGGAATGTCTGAATCGACTTCCAGAATCAGTTCAACACCTTTATTCCGTAATGGCACACTGAATATATGCGATAACTCTTCAAACAAGACATGTGGGTTGGTGGCAGCATATTGTATGTCGAGTTTTCCGGCTTCGATTTTGGATAAATCCAAAATGTCATTAATTAATAACATTAAATCATTGCCAGCCGACTGAATCGTTTTTACATAGGATTTCAACTTATTGTCTTTAACCTGCTCATAGAGCAACTCAGTAAAGCCAATAATGGCATTCATCGGCGTCCGGATTTCATGGCTCATATTGGCAAGAAACTCAGATTTTGTACGGTTAGCCACTTCCGCTTTTTCCTTCGCCTCGACGAGTTGAGCCTCCATCTCGATCCGATCCGTCATATCTACAGCGATACCTAATAACGCCTCCTGCCCCTGGTATTTGATGGGCATAATAGATACCATCATCGAGCGTTCTTCACCGTCCATTTTTTTGAATTCGACGATCTTTTGATCCACAAACCCTTGGGTTTTTATCTCATTAAGTACTTCTTCACGTTGTTTCGGGTTCGAATAAAAACTCAGAATATTAAACTGAGGTAATTCATCCAGCTGCATGTTGTAGTCTAATAATGCCTGAGGGTTAGCGGTGATGATCTGACCGTCAAAATGTGTCACGGCAATCTGTAAGGGCATATGATCAATCAAGGTTTTTGTTTGTGCTTCGGCAGCCTCACGTAAGCGGACTTGAGCGGCTAGTTTTCTATTCCAGAATAAAATCCAAGCCACCACAACTAAAAACAAGATCACAATTTTCAACATCAAACTGTAATCGACAATCGCCGCATATTTATCTTTCCCCCACTCATCAAGTATGCGTTGCTTATCTGCGAGTGAGATAGCATTAAAGGCCCGGTTAAAAAGGCTAACCATCGGTTGATAAGCCTCGCTAAAACCAAATGCCAATGAGGTTTTGAAGCCGGTTTCCCCTACTATGCGTATGTTGTTGATACTCATTTCGGCAATGTGATAACTGGCCTGAGCCAGTGTGGCTATTAATGCATCTACTTTTCCAGTAGACACGGCAGTCAAACCCTCTTGAATCGACATGACTTCAATAAAGTTGATATCTGGATACTGACTACGAATATTATCTACATAGCCATATTCATGAATCACGGCAATTTTTTTCTTTTTTATTGACGAGATATTTTCGACATAAACATTATCATCACGCATGACAATGACTATTGGACTGTTTAAATATGGCCTGGTAAAGGTCAGAAACTGACCCAGTGTTGAATCACTGGTTTCTGAAATCATATCGACCTTACCTGCTTTAATAAGCTCAATTGACTCTGCCCAAGTGGAAGTAGGCACGTACTCAATAGTGATGCCCAGTTTGTTTTCTATCAGTTGCAAATACTCAGCAACAATACCGATATAATTTCCATCTTTATCAAAGGCTTCATATGGTAACCAGTTAGGGTCACCGGTTAAGCGAATTGTTTTATGCTCGTTTAACCAGAATTGTTCACTCGGTGACAAAATAATATTCTTCGATACGGCCTCATCGGTAATATTTCGTTTAAACCATTTATCATCGATACTACGTTTCTGTACTGCTGATATCGCAAGTAAAGCTTTATCAATAATGGATGACAACATCGGCTCTGATTTTTGCGTAGCCATGTAGAGATTCTCACTCCCTAAATAGCGTGTCGACTGTAATGGTTCGATATTCAAAATAGCTTTGTTATCAAGTTTGTAGCTCAAAACAGCATAAGTGTCGTATAACAGTTCGGCGTCGCCATTCACAACTAAGTGAATAGCCTCATCTGATGAGCCGGTTTCAATGATATTAAGTTTGGGGAAATAGCGTTTGATCGTACTAATCCTGGAGTCATCTTTTGGTAAAGCCACTCGCAATCCATCCAGCGAGTTTTTATTGTCGAGTTTAATGTCATTACGAATAAAAAAATATTCAACAGCCTCATGATACGGACTGGAGAATGTCATATAAGCCATTTTTTCCTGCGTCATAAATACTGCAGGTAATAAATCAATCTCTCCATCAACAAACTGTTTTAGATGATCACGCCAAGAGCCTTCCGTTTCATAGGTAAATTTTAAGCCTGTTAATGAAGAAACGATGTTGAGATAGTCCCTGGCAATACCGATATATTGGTTATTCTCATTCACAAAATCATAAGGTGGCCATTCACTTCCGGCCCCCACAATAATTTCAGGATGGGTGTCTATCCAGGCAATTTCTTCTTTCGTTAATAGCACAGGTGATTGGTACTGAGCTCGGACTGTTTCCGCGGCGGATTGGACAGTTGGACTATAGAAGATGAGGATTGAATTCAGTAACAGAATGAACGTTGTGATTAATGTCATTCTTGTGGTTACTAAAGGATAATTCATCTTATAAGCATCTATTTAACAATGTCAGCAAACTGATCGAGGTGGCTTATCATCAAGTCGACTAACTCAGGATCAAAGTGATAACCGCGCTGTTCCTGGATGAAAGCAACCGCATCATCAACTGTCCAAGCTGTTTTATAGCAACGTTGATGAGTCAAGGCATCAAATACATCCGCCAGAGCAACAATTCGCCCATAGATGTGTATGTCAGATCCTTTTAAACCACGGGGATAACCGCTCCCATCCCATTTTTCATGATGCTGATAGGCAATAATCGCGGCTGATTTAATTAATTTTCGTTTGGAACCTGATAATAATTTATACGCGTTTGTCGTATGCGATTTCATCACCTCAAATTCTTCTGGCGTATATTTTCCTGGCTTGTGAAGAATCTCATGAGGGACTGTCATCTTGCCGATATCATGCATGGGTGAGGCATGGTAAAGAGTATCGGCATCAGTATCGTTTAATGTGGGATGCAGTTTGGCCAAGAGTGCAGAAATCTCAGCCACTCGCCTAATGTGTTTACCTGTTTCATCTG of Methylophaga marina contains these proteins:
- a CDS encoding HD domain-containing phosphohydrolase, whose product is MAPHAQILIVDDVPDNIQVAMSLLREDSYEFSFANSGEKALSILQNDDAAFDLILLDIMMPGLDGYETCQRIKSQTQLKDIPIIFLTAKADVDSIARAFKVGGVDYVTKPFHAAELLARVRTHVQLYQTKKWLEQQNIDLETKSRFAQARLLSELENSQKELIWFLTELMESTSDETGKHIRRVAEISALLAKLHPTLNDTDADTLYHASPMHDIGKMTVPHEILHKPGKYTPEEFEVMKSHTTNAYKLLSGSKRKLIKSAAIIAYQHHEKWDGSGYPRGLKGSDIHIYGRIVALADVFDALTHQRCYKTAWTVDDAVAFIQEQRGYHFDPELVDLMISHLDQFADIVK
- a CDS encoding transporter substrate-binding domain-containing protein, producing the protein MTLITTFILLLNSILIFYSPTVQSAAETVRAQYQSPVLLTKEEIAWIDTHPEIIVGAGSEWPPYDFVNENNQYIGIARDYLNIVSSLTGLKFTYETEGSWRDHLKQFVDGEIDLLPAVFMTQEKMAYMTFSSPYHEAVEYFFIRNDIKLDNKNSLDGLRVALPKDDSRISTIKRYFPKLNIIETGSSDEAIHLVVNGDAELLYDTYAVLSYKLDNKAILNIEPLQSTRYLGSENLYMATQKSEPMLSSIIDKALLAISAVQKRSIDDKWFKRNITDEAVSKNIILSPSEQFWLNEHKTIRLTGDPNWLPYEAFDKDGNYIGIVAEYLQLIENKLGITIEYVPTSTWAESIELIKAGKVDMISETSDSTLGQFLTFTRPYLNSPIVIVMRDDNVYVENISSIKKKKIAVIHEYGYVDNIRSQYPDINFIEVMSIQEGLTAVSTGKVDALIATLAQASYHIAEMSINNIRIVGETGFKTSLAFGFSEAYQPMVSLFNRAFNAISLADKQRILDEWGKDKYAAIVDYSLMLKIVILFLVVVAWILFWNRKLAAQVRLREAAEAQTKTLIDHMPLQIAVTHFDGQIITANPQALLDYNMQLDELPQFNILSFYSNPKQREEVLNEIKTQGFVDQKIVEFKKMDGEERSMMVSIMPIKYQGQEALLGIAVDMTDRIEMEAQLVEAKEKAEVANRTKSEFLANMSHEIRTPMNAIIGFTELLYEQVKDNKLKSYVKTIQSAGNDLMLLINDILDLSKIEAGKLDIQYAATNPHVLFEELSHIFSVPLRNKGVELILEVDSDIPHSLMLDVVRLRQVLLNLLGNAVKFTQSGRITMRASVESAVGSHLKLRIDIEDTGLGIPEDQLDRIFEDFHQTPGQDNAKFGGTGLGLSICSRLIKLMGGALTVKSEVGKGSTFTVHLNNVVVASIAADSSLKQYSASSLPVFSPATILVVDDIEDNRRLVTESFSSSALEIVEAENGKEAVAAVKAQGIDLILMDLRMPVMDGYQAAEKIKAEFNIPIIALTASVMKDDFERLKSEHFDDHIRKPVKKSELYSKLAEFLEHEASIPDGSEETRGLTLSDHEMAVLPVILSFMESKMPIWKMVNESNNMSEIKRFAADLKQIAEKETFTPLAHYAQQLLEKVEVFDIEGMTELLTDYPSLYQQLSQSA